One segment of Solanum stenotomum isolate F172 chromosome 1, ASM1918654v1, whole genome shotgun sequence DNA contains the following:
- the LOC125853799 gene encoding UDP-glycosyltransferase 75C1-like, with protein sequence MDTSLFTTQNMKKLKNEKSHVLIALFPGQGQINPCLHFSKQLINLGIGVTLTTSLSAFSKIKKLPNVEGLSFAPFSDGYDGKFQLSSVDDFHMFYSSVKSHGSKFIFNLIQSNAKNGTPFSHVIYTIIMEWVGLVAKKINIPSTLFWIQPATVFDVYYYRFTDYSEYFKSCDAKDKIIELPGLPPLSPIDFPSFVFDDVDSSNWAVKSIKRQIEMLSSEENPRVLVNTFDALEFDALRILKHVTMVGIGPSIPSTFLDDNTFRADMIEISSKNYMDWLNSKDKGSVIYIAFGSYSEIPSQLMEEIGHGLLKCGRPFLWVIREGQDEDKMEDKLSCKDELEKQGKIVSWCSQVEVLKHPSVGCFLTHCGWNSTLESIASKVPIVACPLWNDQVCNAKLIQDVWKNGVRVNVSEGGVVERDEFNRCITIVMGDGEEGEELRRNVKKWSDLAKEAMKENGTSSVNLKAFANEILLGHNEY encoded by the coding sequence ATGGAtacttctcttttcaccacccaaaacatgaaaaaattgaagaatgaaAAGTCTCATGTTCTTATAGCACTATTCCCAGGCCAAGGCCAAATTAATCCATGTCTTCATTTTTCCAAACAATTAATCAATTTAGGCATTGGAGTCACTTTAACCACGAGCCTATCAGCTttcagtaaaataaaaaaactccCAAATGTTGAAGGATTAAGCTTTGCTCCTTTCTCTGATGGCTATGATGGCAAATTCCAGTTAAGTTCAGTTGATGATTTTCATATGTTCTATTCTTCTGTAAAGTCCCATGGgtcaaaattcattttcaatttgatCCAATCAAATGCAAAAAATGGTACCCCTTTTTCACATGTCATCTACACTATAATCATGGAATGGGTTGGTTTAGTggccaaaaaaattaatatcccATCTACATTATTCTGGATTCAACCTGCCACAGTTTTTGATGTTTACTATTATAGATTCACAGACTATTCTGAATATTTCAAAAGTTGTGATgctaaggataaaataatagAGTTACCAGGATTGCCACCACTTAGTCCAattgattttccttcttttgtgtTTGATGACGTGGACAGTTCCAACTGGGCAGTTAAGTCTATTAAAAGGCAAATTGAAATGTTGAGTAGTGAAGAAAATCCAAGAGTTCTTGTGAACACTTTTGATGCTTTGGAATTTGATGCTTTGAGAATTCTAAAGCATGTGACTATGGTGGGAATTGGGCCTTCAATTCCTTCAACATTTCTTGATGATAATACTTTTCGAGCTGATATGATTGAGATTAGTTCGAAGAATTATATGGATTGGTTGAACTCAAAGGACAAGGGATCAGTTATCTACATAGCATTTGGAAGTTACTCCGAAATACCAAGTCAATTGATGGAGGAGATTGGTCACGGATTGCTTAAATGTGGGAGGCCATTTTTGTGGGTGATTAGGGAAGGACAAGACGAGGATAAGATGGAGGACAAGTTGAGTTGCAAAGACGAACTTGAAAAGCAGGGGAAGATAGTGAGTTGGTGCTCGCAAGTAGAAGTTCTAAAACACCCTTCTGTTGGTTGTTTTTTGACTCACTGTGGATGGAATTCAACGTTAGAGAGCATAGCATCTAAGGTACCTATCGTGGCATGTCCACTCTGGAACGATCAAGTTTGTAATGCAAAACTCATTCAAGATGTTTGGAAGAATGGTGTTAGAGTTAATGTTAGTGAAGGTGGTGTCGTGGAAAGAGATGAGTTCAATAGATGTATCACGATCGTGATGGGGGACGGTGAAGAAGGGGAAGAATTGAGAAGAAATGTCAAGAAATGGAGTGATTTAGCTAAGGAAGCTATGAAGGAAAATGGTACATCAAGTGTGAATCTCAAGGCTTTTGCTAATGAGATTTTACTTGGTCATAATGAGTACTAA